Proteins encoded by one window of Deltaproteobacteria bacterium:
- a CDS encoding glutamate-5-semialdehyde dehydrogenase, translated as MDISPELVTEVERQVLAARAAARTLRTTTGEKRAAALDAIAKAILAAKDEILAANEADLAAAKQRGTRGALLDRLLLDEARLKAIADGVWEVAGLPDPLGRFEEETERPNGLRVARMRIPLGVIAMIYEARPNVTVDAAALCIRSGNAVVLRGGSEAIESNRALAKAIGAGLYQVGLPRSAVTLLAETDRDAILALLRLTGLVDLAIPRGGEGLIRFVVENARVPVIQHFKGVCHVYVDAAADLEKARAIVLNSKTQRPGVCNAAETLLVHEEIAEAFLPGMADALMEAGVELRCDDRALEILGGPDSPDKVTVAEKEDWDAEFLDLVLAVRVVPDLDTALDHIDAHGSFHTEAIVTEDEEAQGRWLSEVDASCVIVNASTRFNDGGELGLGVEMGISTTKMHAYGPMGLQELTARKFVVLGEGQIRG; from the coding sequence ATGGACATCTCTCCTGAGCTCGTCACCGAGGTCGAGCGGCAGGTCCTCGCGGCCCGCGCCGCGGCCCGGACCCTGCGCACCACCACCGGCGAGAAGCGGGCCGCGGCCCTCGACGCGATCGCCAAGGCCATCCTCGCCGCGAAGGACGAGATCCTCGCGGCGAACGAGGCGGACCTCGCGGCTGCCAAGCAGCGGGGGACCCGGGGGGCCCTCCTCGACCGCCTGCTCCTGGACGAGGCGCGCCTGAAGGCCATCGCCGACGGGGTGTGGGAGGTCGCGGGCCTGCCCGATCCCCTGGGCCGCTTCGAGGAGGAGACCGAGCGCCCCAACGGGCTGCGGGTCGCCCGGATGCGCATCCCCCTCGGGGTCATCGCGATGATCTACGAGGCCCGGCCCAACGTCACCGTCGACGCGGCGGCCCTCTGCATCCGCTCGGGCAACGCGGTTGTGCTGCGCGGCGGCAGTGAGGCCATCGAGTCGAACCGCGCCCTCGCCAAGGCGATCGGCGCCGGCCTCTACCAGGTCGGCCTGCCCCGCTCCGCGGTGACCCTCCTGGCGGAGACCGACCGGGACGCGATCCTCGCCCTCCTGCGCCTGACCGGGCTGGTCGATCTGGCCATCCCCCGCGGCGGCGAGGGCCTGATCCGCTTCGTGGTCGAGAACGCCCGGGTGCCGGTGATCCAGCACTTCAAGGGGGTCTGCCACGTCTATGTCGATGCCGCCGCCGATCTCGAGAAGGCGCGAGCCATCGTGCTGAACTCGAAGACCCAGCGCCCCGGGGTCTGCAACGCGGCGGAGACCCTCCTGGTCCACGAGGAGATCGCCGAGGCCTTCCTGCCGGGGATGGCCGACGCGCTGATGGAGGCCGGGGTCGAGCTGCGCTGCGACGACCGGGCCCTGGAGATCCTCGGCGGCCCCGACTCGCCGGACAAGGTGACCGTCGCGGAGAAGGAGGACTGGGACGCCGAGTTCCTCGATCTGGTCCTCGCCGTCCGCGTGGTCCCGGACCTCGACACCGCCCTCGATCACATCGACGCCCACGGCTCCTTCCACACCGAGGCCATCGTCACCGAGGACGAGGAGGCGCAGGGGCGCTGGCTCTCCGAGGTCGACGCCTCCTGCGTGATCGTCAACGCCTCCACCCGCTTCAACGACGGCGGAGAGCTCGGCCTCGGCGTCGAGATGGGCATCTCCACCACCAAGATGCACGCCTACGGCCCGATGGGTCTGCAGGAGCTGACGGCCCGGAAGTTCGTCGTGCTAGGCGAGGGACAGATTCGGGGCTAA
- the rlmH gene encoding 23S rRNA (pseudouridine(1915)-N(3))-methyltransferase RlmH, whose amino-acid sequence MKLRLISIGKRSAGPFEAATALYAKRLKHYLSLELVELPASRKREPGVAMREEGERILAALGKARLVALDAEGQSHDSVAFARRLEAWRREGRDVILVIGGDEGLSPEVKAAADELLALGPMTLPHRLAKVVLLEQLYRAATILKGEPYHK is encoded by the coding sequence TTGAAGCTGCGCCTCATCTCGATCGGCAAGAGGTCCGCCGGTCCCTTCGAAGCGGCGACGGCGCTCTACGCGAAGCGCCTGAAGCACTACCTCTCCCTCGAGCTGGTGGAGCTGCCCGCCTCGCGGAAGCGGGAGCCCGGCGTGGCCATGCGGGAGGAGGGCGAGCGGATCCTCGCCGCCCTGGGCAAGGCCCGCCTGGTCGCCCTCGATGCCGAGGGTCAGAGCCATGACTCGGTCGCCTTCGCCCGCCGCCTCGAGGCCTGGCGGCGGGAGGGGAGGGACGTGATCCTGGTCATCGGCGGGGACGAGGGTCTCTCCCCCGAGGTGAAGGCCGCGGCCGACGAGCTGCTGGCCCTGGGGCCGATGACCTTGCCCCATCGCCTGGCGAAGGTCGTGCTGCTGGAGCAGTTGTATCGGGCGGCGACGATTTTGAAGGGGGAGCCTTACCACAAGTAG
- a CDS encoding phosphoribosyltransferase family protein, with translation MLLETTLSLLFPLHCQACDRLFEDDGSPGGRLLCPDCRSFLEAPSPHDCVACGARVEGGRACLACRLEPPPWTSLRAGLLYGGPLLEALHACKFQPRAEAIPGLVRLLGGSLRLASPEVDAVVGLPGHPAHYRQRGFDLAASLALEAALCLDRPLLSRALVRRGPPTRQVGASIARRRENVRGAFEAGGDLRSRAGARLLLVDDVLTTGATARAATRALLAAGAAEVHVAVLCRAEREL, from the coding sequence ATGCTCCTCGAAACCACCCTCTCCCTCCTCTTCCCCCTCCACTGCCAGGCCTGCGACCGGCTCTTCGAGGACGACGGCAGTCCGGGTGGCCGGCTCCTCTGCCCCGACTGCCGGTCCTTCCTCGAGGCTCCCTCCCCACACGACTGCGTCGCCTGCGGCGCGCGGGTCGAGGGTGGGCGTGCCTGCCTGGCCTGCCGCCTCGAGCCGCCTCCCTGGACGAGCCTGCGGGCCGGCCTGCTCTACGGCGGACCCCTCCTGGAGGCCCTCCATGCCTGCAAGTTCCAGCCGCGGGCCGAGGCCATCCCCGGGTTGGTGCGGCTGCTGGGGGGGAGCCTCCGCCTCGCGTCACCGGAGGTCGACGCGGTGGTGGGCCTCCCGGGGCACCCGGCGCACTACCGGCAGCGGGGCTTCGATCTCGCCGCCTCGCTGGCCCTCGAGGCGGCCCTTTGCCTGGACCGGCCCCTCCTCTCCCGGGCCCTCGTCCGCCGGGGGCCGCCGACCCGGCAGGTGGGGGCGAGCATCGCCCGGCGCCGGGAGAACGTCCGGGGGGCCTTCGAGGCCGGCGGGGACCTGCGCTCCCGCGCCGGAGCGCGGCTGCTGCTGGTGGACGACGTCCTCACCACCGGCGCCACGGCCCGGGCGGCCACCCGCGCGCTCCTCGCGGCCGGTGCCGCCGAGGTCCACGTGGCCGTCCTCTGCCGGGCGGAGAGAGAGTTGTAA
- the proB gene encoding glutamate 5-kinase gives MSTERKRIIGSPRRVVVKVGSATLSDGAGLHRRTVARLAEEIASLHAGRRRVVLVSSGAIAVGLTPLGLRRRPRDVVTLQAAAAAGQVRLMERWARAFARHDLQVAQVLLTHEDVGDRKRYLNARHTLGRLLKAGLVPVVNENDTVGTEELRVGDNDQLAALCVGLVGADLLVLLSDVDGVHDGDPRHSQDAERISLLELDDPRFAQLRQGSGGKAHATALGTGGMRTKLQAARMAAELGVPAVIAAGRTPGILGGILQGEDLGTLVPPRPSRLAGRKGWLAHATRPRGRLVVDGGAKRAITTGGKSLLPAGVTSVEGSFAEGDVVELAGPDGEVFAQGLATYGAEAVRQIQGQKTSEIARLLGYQTLEVVVHRDELVLL, from the coding sequence GTGAGCACAGAGCGGAAGCGCATCATCGGTTCCCCCCGGCGGGTGGTGGTCAAGGTCGGCTCGGCGACCCTCTCGGACGGCGCGGGGCTGCACCGGCGCACCGTCGCCCGGCTGGCCGAGGAGATCGCTAGCCTCCACGCCGGGCGGCGCCGGGTGGTGCTGGTCTCCTCGGGGGCCATCGCGGTGGGGCTGACCCCCCTGGGCCTGCGCCGGCGTCCCCGGGACGTGGTGACCCTCCAGGCCGCGGCGGCGGCCGGCCAGGTGCGGCTGATGGAGCGCTGGGCCCGGGCCTTCGCCCGCCACGATCTGCAGGTCGCCCAGGTGCTGCTCACCCACGAGGACGTCGGGGACCGCAAGCGCTACCTCAACGCCCGGCACACCCTCGGCCGCCTGCTGAAGGCCGGGCTGGTCCCGGTCGTGAACGAGAACGACACCGTCGGCACCGAGGAGCTGCGGGTGGGGGACAACGACCAGCTCGCCGCCCTCTGCGTCGGCCTGGTGGGGGCGGACCTGCTGGTGCTGCTCTCGGACGTGGACGGCGTCCACGACGGGGACCCCCGCCACAGCCAGGACGCCGAGCGGATCTCCCTGCTCGAGCTGGACGATCCGCGCTTCGCCCAGCTGCGCCAGGGCTCGGGCGGGAAGGCCCACGCCACCGCCCTGGGCACCGGCGGGATGCGCACCAAGCTCCAGGCGGCGCGCATGGCCGCCGAGCTGGGCGTGCCCGCCGTCATCGCCGCCGGCCGCACCCCGGGGATCCTCGGGGGCATCCTCCAGGGGGAGGATCTCGGGACCCTGGTGCCGCCCCGGCCGAGCCGGCTCGCGGGCCGCAAGGGCTGGCTGGCTCACGCCACCCGGCCGCGGGGCCGCCTGGTGGTGGACGGCGGCGCGAAGCGCGCCATCACCACCGGGGGCAAGAGCCTCCTGCCCGCCGGCGTGACCTCGGTGGAGGGCAGCTTCGCCGAGGGCGACGTCGTCGAGCTCGCCGGCCCCGACGGCGAGGTCTTCGCCCAGGGGCTCGCCACCTACGGCGCCGAGGCCGTGCGCCAGATCCAGGGGCAGAAGACCTCCGAGATCGCCCGCCTCCTGGGCTACCAGACCCTGGAGGTGGTGGTGCACCGGGACGAGCTGGTGCTGCTGTGA
- the hflX gene encoding GTPase HflX, with amino-acid sequence MKDIHGNTRGLKPSQQKRLEATYRRKVSPEEIVSPELARHLCELSREIGRQVGVLLDRRGAVESVIVGDAQKIELPDIGRARAGQVRLRGLRLVHTHLKPSVPDRDDLTDLALLRLDLVAVIHAGPDGLPGAFAWAHLLPDNPDGDLWRIEERRSVHEGLDWPAGTQIQDLEDQLASSARRLRTVEGQERAILVGVCSEARHVGQARLDELAELARTAGVEVVDSLLQMRRKVDPKTLIGRGKLEELNLRAMQQMVEVILFDRDLAPSQARAVADVTSVKILDRTQLILDIFAQRAQSNEGKIQVELAQLRYTMPRLAARDDSLSRLTGGIGARGPGETKLEVDRRRVRDRIARLEKQLEAIATSRATRRSRRVSRDVPTVAIVGYTNAGKSTLLRSLTKADVLVEDKLFATLDTASRRLRFPQEREVVMVDTVGFVQDLPRALEAAFRATLEEIDEADLLLQVVDVSDEDYLAKIEAVERVLDDLEAGQQARLLVFNKADRLPREKAEAIARRHEGIAISALKREGLRELLEHAGGILFREAEGERARLALADLP; translated from the coding sequence ATCAAAGACATCCACGGAAACACCCGGGGCCTGAAGCCCAGCCAGCAGAAGCGCCTCGAGGCGACCTACCGCCGCAAGGTCTCCCCCGAGGAGATCGTCAGCCCCGAGCTGGCCCGGCACCTCTGCGAGCTCTCCCGGGAGATCGGCCGCCAGGTCGGCGTGCTCCTCGACCGCCGCGGCGCCGTGGAGTCGGTGATCGTCGGAGACGCCCAGAAGATCGAGCTGCCGGACATCGGCCGCGCCCGGGCGGGGCAGGTGCGGCTGCGGGGCCTGCGCCTGGTCCACACCCACCTCAAGCCCTCGGTGCCCGACCGCGACGACCTCACCGACCTGGCGCTGCTGCGCCTGGATCTGGTGGCGGTGATCCACGCCGGGCCCGACGGACTCCCGGGCGCCTTCGCCTGGGCCCACCTCCTGCCCGACAACCCCGACGGCGACCTGTGGCGTATCGAGGAGCGGCGCTCGGTCCACGAGGGCCTGGACTGGCCGGCCGGCACCCAGATCCAGGACCTGGAGGATCAGCTCGCCTCGTCGGCCCGCCGCCTGCGCACCGTCGAGGGACAGGAGCGCGCCATCCTGGTGGGGGTCTGCTCCGAGGCCCGGCACGTGGGCCAGGCGCGCCTCGACGAGCTGGCCGAGCTGGCCCGCACGGCGGGGGTCGAGGTCGTCGACAGCCTGCTGCAGATGCGGCGCAAGGTGGATCCCAAGACCCTCATCGGCCGCGGCAAGCTCGAGGAGCTGAACCTGCGCGCCATGCAGCAGATGGTCGAGGTGATCCTCTTCGACCGCGACCTGGCGCCCTCCCAGGCCCGGGCGGTGGCCGACGTGACCTCGGTGAAGATCCTCGATCGCACCCAGCTGATCCTCGACATCTTCGCCCAGCGCGCGCAGAGCAACGAGGGCAAGATCCAGGTCGAGCTGGCCCAGCTGCGCTACACCATGCCGCGCCTCGCCGCCCGGGACGACTCGCTCTCCCGCCTCACCGGCGGCATCGGGGCGCGGGGCCCCGGCGAGACCAAGCTCGAGGTGGATCGCCGCCGCGTGCGCGATCGCATCGCCCGGCTGGAGAAGCAGCTCGAGGCCATCGCCACCTCCCGGGCGACCCGCCGCTCGCGGCGGGTGAGCCGGGACGTCCCCACGGTCGCCATCGTCGGCTACACCAACGCCGGCAAGAGCACGCTGCTGCGCTCCCTCACCAAGGCCGACGTGCTGGTCGAGGACAAGCTCTTCGCCACCCTCGACACCGCCAGCCGGCGGCTGCGCTTCCCGCAGGAGCGGGAGGTGGTGATGGTGGACACCGTCGGCTTCGTCCAGGATCTACCCCGCGCGCTCGAGGCGGCCTTCCGGGCCACCCTGGAGGAGATCGACGAGGCCGACCTCCTGCTGCAGGTGGTGGACGTCTCGGACGAGGACTACCTCGCCAAGATCGAGGCCGTGGAGCGGGTCCTCGACGACCTTGAGGCCGGGCAGCAGGCGCGGCTGCTGGTCTTCAACAAGGCCGACCGCCTGCCCCGCGAGAAGGCCGAGGCCATCGCCCGCCGCCACGAGGGCATCGCCATCAGCGCGCTGAAGCGAGAGGGCCTGCGGGAGCTGCTCGAGCACGCCGGCGGCATCCTCTTCCGGGAGGCCGAGGGGGAGCGCGCTCGCCTGGCGCTGGCGGATCTCCCGTAG
- the yhbY gene encoding ribosome assembly RNA-binding protein YhbY produces the protein MNGKARRHLRGLGHHLEPVVRVGQAGVTEGVIRAAEVALLDHELIKVRVREAPENQKVVGAKLAEACDAELVQVLGKTFLLYRAHPEEPKIKLPD, from the coding sequence ATGAACGGCAAGGCCAGAAGACATCTGCGTGGGTTGGGACACCACCTCGAGCCCGTGGTCCGGGTCGGGCAGGCCGGGGTCACCGAGGGCGTGATCCGGGCGGCCGAGGTTGCGCTCCTCGATCACGAGCTGATCAAGGTGCGGGTGCGCGAGGCGCCCGAGAACCAGAAGGTGGTCGGCGCGAAGCTGGCCGAGGCCTGCGACGCCGAGCTGGTGCAGGTCCTGGGCAAGACCTTCCTGCTCTATCGGGCGCACCCCGAGGAGCCGAAGATCAAGCTCCCCGACTGA
- the rsfS gene encoding ribosome silencing factor has protein sequence MAAEAVENPQVAKPEVEQFALVLAQEALDKKALEPVLLDATGLSAYADYFLLLSASNERQVSALADSLERKAKKEGHRPLGTEGATGSRWVLIDLGEVVVHVFHEEARYHYDLDGLWADARRVSIPGAPPRPAF, from the coding sequence ATGGCAGCAGAGGCCGTCGAGAACCCGCAGGTCGCGAAGCCGGAGGTGGAGCAGTTCGCCCTGGTCCTGGCCCAGGAAGCCCTGGACAAGAAGGCCCTCGAGCCGGTGCTGCTCGATGCCACCGGCCTCTCGGCCTACGCCGACTACTTCCTCCTCCTCTCCGCCAGCAACGAGCGGCAGGTCTCGGCGCTCGCCGACTCCCTCGAGCGCAAGGCGAAGAAGGAGGGGCACCGTCCGCTGGGCACCGAGGGGGCCACCGGCTCCCGCTGGGTGCTGATCGATCTGGGCGAGGTGGTGGTGCACGTCTTCCACGAGGAGGCGCGCTACCACTACGACCTCGACGGGCTCTGGGCCGACGCCCGCCGGGTGAGCATCCCCGGCGCCCCGCCGCGCCCGGCCTTTTGA